acctactcaatcttactttatgtcaaccccctcatttcaggaatcaacctagtgaaccttctctgaattgcctccaatgcaagtatatcccttcttaaataaggagaccaaaactgcacgcagtactctaggtatggtctcaccaatcaaTAACCTGTAGTTGCAGCagtacttccctgctgttatactccatcccccttgcaataaaggtcaacattccatttgccttcctgattacttgctgtacctgcatactaactttttgtatttcatgcacaaagacccccaggtccctctgtactgcagcattttgtaatctccatttaaataataatttgcttttttatttttcctgccaaagtggataacctcacactttcccacattatactccatctgccaactgtttgccactcacttagcctgtctatatccctttgcaggttctttgtgtcctccttgcaacttgctttcccacccatctttgtatcatcagcaaacttggctacattacactcgatcccttcatccaagtcattaatatagattgtaaatagttgatgccccagcaccgatccctgcgtcaccccaccagttactgtttgccaaccggaagtgacccatttatcccgattctctgttttatgttagttagccagtccgttatccatgctaatagattacccccaaccccgtgagtttttatcttgtacagtaaccttttatgtggtaccttatcgaatgcttctggaaatccaaatacaccagatccactgattCCTCtttactattttgaagagcaggggatttattcccggtgtcatggccaatatttatccctgcagggtgacttggacaggttaggtgagtgggcaaatgcatggcagatgcagtataatgtggataaatatgaggtaatccattttgggggcaaaaacacgaaggcagaatattatctgaatggtggcagattaggaaaaggggaggtgcaacgagacctgggtgtcatggttcatcagtcattgaaagttgacatgcaggtacagcaggtggtgaagaaggcaaattatatgttggccttcatagctaagagatttgagtataggagcaaggagatcttactgcagttgtacagagccttagtgaggcctcacctggaatattgtgttcagttttggtctcctaatctgaggaaggacattcttgctattgagggagtgcaggttcaccagactgattccagggatggctggactgtcatatgaggagagactggatcaactgggcctttattcactggagtttagaaggatgagaggagatctcacagaaacatataagattctgacgggactggacaggttagatgcgggaagaatgttcccgatgttggggaagtccagaaccaggggacatcttaggataaggggtaggccatttaggactgagatgaggagaaacttcttcactcagagttgttaacctgtggaattccctgccgcagagagttgttgatgccagttcattggatatattcaagaaggagttagatatggtccttacggctaaggggatcaaggggtatggagagaaagcaggaaaggggtgctgagggaatgatcagccatgatcttattgaatggcggtgcaggctcgaagggccaaatggcctacttctgcacctattttctatgtttctatgtttatccaccctgctcattacatcctcaaagaactccagcaaatttgtcaaacatgatttccctttcataaaaccacgctgactctgcttgactgtattatgcttttccaaatgtcctgctaccttaataatggactccagcactttcccaacgacagatgttaggctaactggtctatagtttcctgctttctgtctgcttccttttttaaataagggtgttacatttgcagttttccaatccgctgggatctctccagaatccagggtattttggtaattacaaccaatgcatccactatctctgcagccacctcttttaagatcctgggatccacctttagtcccattattttaccgagtactttttctttagtgatagttttaagttcctccctccctatagccccttgattatccattattgggatgtttttagtgtaatgagagaggactaattggcaatcttgttgagcgaggccccttggggaagagtgaccataatatggtagaattctttattaagatggagagtaacagtgttaattcagagactagggtcccgaacttaaggaaacgtaacttcgatggtatgaggcgtgaattggctagaatagactggcaaatgatatttaatggattgacagtggataggcaatggcaaacatttaaagatcacatggatgaacgtcaacagttgtacatccctgtctggagtaaaaataaaatgggggaaggtggctcaaccgtggctagaaagggaaattaaggatagtgttaaatccaaggaagaggcatataaattggccagaaaaagcagcaaacctgaggactgggaggaatcttgaattcagcagaggaagacaaagggtttaattaggaggggtaaatagagtatgagaggaagcttgccaggaacataaaaactgactgcaaaagcttctatagatatgggaagagaaaaagattagtgaagacaaatataggtcccttgcaatcagattctggtgaatttataatagggaacaaagaaatggcagcccagttgaacaaatacttttgttctgtcttcacgaaggaagacacaaataaccttccggaagtactaggggaccgagggtctagtgagaaggaggaactgaaggaaatccttattaggcgggaaattgtgttagggaaattgatgggattgaaggccgataaatccctggggcctaatagtctgcatcccagagtacttaaggaagtggccatagaaatagtggatgcattggcaatcattttccaacagtcttatcgactctggatcagttcctatggaagctaatgtaacaccacttttaaaaaaaggaggcagagaaaacgggtaattatagaccagttagcctgacatcaatagtggggaaaattttggaatcaattattaaagatgaaatagcagcgtatttggaaaacagtgacaggatcggtccaagtcagcatggatttatgaaagggaaatcatgctgacaaatcttctggaattttttgaggacgtaactagtagagtggacaagggagaaccagtgggtgtggtgtatttggactttcaaaagacttttgacaaggtctgacacaagagattggtgtgcaatatcaaagcacatactattgggggtaatgaactgacgtgggtagagaactggttggcagacaggaaccagagtcgggataaacgggttcttttcagaatggcaggcagtgactagtggggtgccgcagggctcagtgctgggaccccagctctttacaatatacattaatgatttagatgaaggaattgagtgcaatatctccaagcttgcagatgacactaaactgggtggcggtgtgagctgtgaggaggacgctaagaggctgctgggtgacttggacaggttaggtgagtgggcaaatgcctggcagatgcagtataatgtgaataaatgtgaggttatccactttgggggcaaaaacacaaaggcagaatattatctgaatggcggcagattaggaaaaggggaggtgcaacgaaacctggatgtcatggtacatcagtcattgaaagttggcatgcaggtacagcaggtggtgaaggcggcaaatggtatgttggccttcatagctaggggattttagtatagaagcagggaagtcttactgcagttgtacagagccttggtgaggcctcacctggaatattgtgttcagttttggtctcctaatctgaggaaggacgttcttgttattgagggagtgcagcgaaggttcaccagactgattcccggcatggctggactgacatatgaggtgagactggatcaactgggcctttatacactggagtttagaaggatgagaggggatctcatagaaacatataagattctggcgggactgggcaggttagatgcaggaagaatgttcccgatgttggggaagtccagaaccaggggacacagtcttaggataaggggtaggccatttaggactgagatgaggagaaacttcttcactcagagagttgttaacctgtggaattccctgccacagagagttgttgatgccagttcattggatatattcaagagggagttagatatggcgcttacggctaaagggatcaaggggtatggagagaaagcatgaaaggggtactgaaggaatgatcagccatgatcttattgaatggtggtgcaggctcgaagggccgaatggcctactcctgcacctattttctatgtgtcttctaccatgaagaccagtacaaaatatttgttcaaagtctctgccatttccctgttccccattaattccccagtgtcatcctctaagggaccaacgtttactttagctactctcttcttgtctgtagaagctcttactgtctgtttttatatttcttgctagtttattctcataatctatcttccctctctttattattttttcagtcatcctttgctggttaaaaaaaaaatcccaatccACTGTCTTCCCACTAATcccggccactttgtatgccattgttttcagtttgataccatcctttacttccttagtagtCACTGATGGTACTCCCTTCTCTTGAAGTcttttcttctcactggaatatatttttgttgaaagttatgaaatatctccttaaatgtctgtcatagACCCTATTTACTTACATTTCACACACAGAACAGTCTGCAGCTTGATGAAAGACATCAAGATTATGTCATCTCAACTCAGAAATATTTTACTGCCTTGGAACACACGCTACTCTTTAATGTATGCGAACTTTGCATTCATTGCTACAGTTTATTGCCATGTAGTTTCTTTGCTGCTGAGGGTGTTGTAACAAGTGGCTCCCTCCATCAACTTCCCCGATGAACAGAAGTGGTAATGTATCACTTGATTTAGTCAACAGCAAGATCAGGATTTATTTTGCTGCACACTACAGTGAACTTTCACTTGGACAGAAACATATAGCTTATCAATGGTGATATGATCGGAAAGGAAGAACTTTTGGAGACCGGTTCAATTGTGTCTCCATCACAGAGTTGCTGGACAGATGTTGTACAGCAAGGTGGACAGAAAGCATGCAGACTAGTCTCAGGATGTTAATAATAATTATTGCTATCCTATACATTTAACATTTTTGTACTCTCTCACCACACGCAGAAACTAAAGAAAAACAATTTTAATGCATCTTGTGACATGAAAGAAGTTCTATTGTTTTGAGACAAATGGAACAAACCAGCAGCCAAATGATCTGAGTCAGCTTACATTTATTTTACTATATGTAGTTATACAAACAGTCACAGTTTTCTTCTATGAGAAGAAGTTAATACTCACAGCATTGGCAATTGAAATAAACAAGCCATCTACTGTATACTTATTAGAATGGAAAAAAAGTTTAAACCACAGAGAAAAAATAGATTCACATAATAGCTGACATTACCGTGGTTAGTTTCAGTGTAAATTCACATTGACAGCACTTTTTAAATAACATTGGACAAAACATGAACACTTGCGATTTAACAGTTAATAAACAACTTTTGATAACAATTGTTCAGAAAGATAGTGATCATTTATATTCAAAAACCTAACCCACATAGGTTAAACTAACATAGAAAATCATGTAGTGACCCACTTGATTTTTAAACCGGAGTAGAACACAATATCAATTTGATATGTCTTTTTGAAAATGTTCTGATACACACTGGGGCTTGGAGAACTGCAACCTCCTAAAAAATTGCaatctctgctgcaccatttgctcGAAAGGTCAAATGACAAGATGTATTTTGTGCCAAAATTTCCTAAATACCTATCTTCTTATTTACACTTTACGCAATTAGCTTAAAGTTATACAACTGGAAATCTCATTGTTAAACATGTTTGAGTATTTGTTTTCGAAAGGACGTTCCTTAACTGAGGACTTTGTGCTACCAGACTTAATGGACTTTGCAACTGAAAATAAAAAGGTGAAAATATTACATGAATCCTTAGCTTCTATAATATGTACCAAATTAGTAGCATTATTACTGATTTAGTTAATAAAACTGCCAAGGAAACAAATGAGCTTGAAGGCCCATTATATAAACATTACTAAATAACAACATGATGGTACAGAAAGCAAAACAATACTGATTTCTTTGTTCATTGCATTGATAAAATTTGCAAAAATAACATCCTTGTTACTTGACCGTCAAACCAAAAATCCTATTTATTTATTCAAGTTGAGGTTGTGTGTATGTCCATTTTGTAACAGCTAATCAAGATAAAGAACCAGGAACGAGAACAAAAGGTGCAACGGTGAAATAGAAGCCTAATTTACCATCTTGTATTCAGTCGCTACTGCTTTGTGATATATCTTCACACATAGCACAGTACCAAGGCAACAAACACACAACAGTATGTTCCGAGCTTATTTTTCTGTACAGTACCTTGATCAGGCATCACGGTTTATTCCCTTAGTCATAATGACCCAAGTCCAGCACCAGAAATGTGCATGATACTGTGCGTGGATATCTGAACTTACGACATTCAAAGCTTAGCTGTGTTGACACATAAATATCAATACTTTAACACAATGGGAAACGTGACAAACTAGTGATGTGCAATAGAGAGGAACTCATTAAATTCACTGGAATTCCACTTGGCATCAAAAAGCTACAGTAAATACCATTTCACAAAACCTAAGTTTGTTGTAGCTAGCACTTTAAACTTTTACATTTGATATTTGGTAGCATTACAATTTAACATATAGTTTTATAGAGTAGCCTTTTACATAGACAGGATATCTGCTGGAAACTTACTGTGTGGAGTTATACTGAATATTTATCACAGAAAAGGTCACATTTTTGAAGTTATAGTAACACGAGAATGCATCTCAAAGATGAGTATGTTAATTATTGCAACCACTACTGTAATTCACTGATTAAATTCTTCAAAGTATATTTTTATACATCTCTCCAATATAAATTCCTTTGTTAGTATCCAGTCAATTGTGCCTCTAAAAACAGTAACTGTTTCAATGAGTCAGTTTTATTATATATAAAAGTCTAAAATCAATTTATATTAATCTACAATATAATAAACTATCAAATTCAAAATCTGATAAACTAAAACTCTGTAATCTAATAAAATAATCAGTGCATATAATGTTTAATTTTACATTATTTTACTTATTTCAAATAAGGATGAAATGGTTAATAATGGTAAATGATAGAATAGTTGTGGATTTAAAATACTGATTTTAAGGTttgttaaaaatgttttatttgaaatgtagtcattattCCATGTCACTTATAGTACTTCCAAAAGAGTTTCTCTCAATATTATTTGTCACACTACACTCACAGGTATTTATCCATTAATATATCCTTTGTGATAACACCAATGATGCTTGACATATGTGCAATGCCGGTATTGAATTTTAATATACTATGATCAGTGACAGCAAAAGTTGTTTCAGGAGTAGAGAAGATGCAGGTGTGTCTCGGAGAGGAGGGGGAACCTAGTTGCATCGCTACTCACATTAAAAAAAAGTCAAAATGTGGTAAAACTGTGGAGTATAATTCGAATTGAGGACTATATCTTAAATAAGACAATTTGACAAAATTAGCTTTGTTCAATCAGGCGCAGGATACCATAATGAAGGGCAGGATGTTCATTTAACAGATAGTTCAGTTATACATAATACATACACACAGAATCATTgaagttttttttattcattcacgggatgtgggcattgctaggaTGTGAaccaggctagcatttattgcccatccctaattgcccttgagaaggtggtggtgagccgccatcttaacaactgagtgtcttggtaggccatttcagagggcagttaagagtcaaccacattgctgtgggtctggagtcacataaaggccagaccgggtaaagacagcagatttccctccctgaTGGACATTAgtaagccagatgggtttttacaacaatccagtagttacatggtcactgatactagctttttattccagatttttatttaactaactgaatttaaattccctaactgcatggtggaatttgaactcatgtcttcggatcattagtccagaccaagTTTCAATAGTGAAGCATACTATTTGGAGCATTCTATAATGTGCTCATTCCCTCAGCTGACATAACTACTCTAATCCCACTTCCCTGTACTTGCTGCTGTTTAGGCTGTGGAGACAGCATATTCCAGAATGGGAGTGATTGAGGTCCCTTGTCAAACACACAACATTTACATAATGCCAAGTATATATTTTCTACTAACAGTGAAACCCAAGTAAAGCAGTCTGCTAGAAATTTACAGTGAATAATCTAGAGTAAGTGAGTGGAGACATGTTTAGGATAGGGGAAGGGATTTAGCCTCATCATTTTAAGCATCATTTAGCAGTATGTTGTACTGCACTGACTCCAAAAATCCAATATCTTTTGGGGACTGCATATTTTTAAAATTGCACTTTTTAAAATCACTACTAGAATCATTCACTGTTCACAAATGGATTACTGAAATAGATAAATCAATGTTTTACAAATAAGTAGTCAATTTTTGCTCTGCGATTAACCTGGgggggtggatttaaaaaaaaaatacagggaTATAAATTTCTTGACTGTTTTCTTCTCTGGGTTCTATTTTTGAGAGTTGTGTCATGCAGGTCCGTGCAATTCGTACACTGGACTACAGTGGAGAGGGAGTTAAATAAACTCAAATAAAGTTGGCAGGCCTACAGCTCATTATAGTGTACCCTTTTGCTTTATTCCAGAATTAACTATTCACGGGAAAGGACATACAATAGATGTTGCAAAGATTAAACAACACTTCAGTCTCTCTCTAACTGTCAAGGCACAAACAAATCCCTCCCTCCAGCTCCCACCAAACACAACGAGCAGGCTTCAATTTAAACAATGTGCTTGACATTTTGATAAATCCTGCTCGTACTGGAAATGGCATGAATGGCAGCCTCAGGTCACTCACATCACGAATCCTTCATTTGATGCCTATGTATGTACTTATAGGCAACGTCCacaacccatgaatgaattaaaaaaaatctaataTTCTGAGGCTGAATGGCAGCCCTTAGAATAAATGCTATGGAGCAGATTTTAAACTTGCTGCCCGGGTGTAAATCTGGCACTGGAGATCGGGTGCTTTCTACAATGGGCGGCCAATCCACAACGCCAGTTTTGTGCCCAGGTGAAAGGTTTAAAATCTACTCCACGTATCTACATTCACCTTCAAGTTCACCAGTAAGCTTAAGATGTTAAGAGATTCGCCACGGATGATTTAAAAAAAGAAATCAGCTTAGAGTCTGATATTGGCAGGAGCGTGCACACTCTTTCCCTCTTCAGGCACACTCCACTTAACCCAGCCCAGAGAACGTAGGCCAAAGTTACAGACCTTTAAATACACTTGGCACTGGTAAACTTGCTGCTGCTTGTCCAGCTAGGTCGATGTTAACCAGCTCCCATTGACACACCTACCCTCCACATCCTATCAATGAACCAGTCTGGCCCGTCCATCATCAACCGCATCCTGAAGTACTGACCTTCGAATCTCAGGTATCACATTACCACCTGGTTTCAAATTCCTGCCGACAGATGTGTCATTTTGGAGCTAAATTGAACCCAGAGACTCTGTTTACAAGGGATGAAAGGATATGAATTCAATACACAAGTAGCAGCTTTTTATAGATACAACTTGCAAACATTCTAACTTTTTGGAAGTAATGTAAAATTGTAGCACTGAAAGTAATCTTCGTGTGCTACAATTAACAGTCATCAAATCACTTTAGCTAAACTATTGCTTTAGTTCTTGGAAATCAACAATTCAACTGTTTGCAGTAGTTTTAAAAGTTGCAGCTTAaaattcaaaagtatttcatttccAGACTCCCTTTAGTCCTATTTCCTAACGACAGTAATGCAAAACTGGAATGGATGTGTACTGGACATCACTGGCCATTTTCAAGAAGACAATTAACTTCAGGTAATTTACTATGCACCATTAACAAACTATTAAATATTTATTGATGGGACCAAAAAGTGTTTCATCTACTGCTGTACTTTTGGCTTTGGAGCGGCCGATAAGAAGTCTTGTGTCTTATTAGTTTCCCCCCCACAACCATTCCTTTCTCTCCAAAAGGCATTATCTTATTATTGTGTCATGGTTTTAAGAGCGTAGGTCTGTTATGAATAAGGTTTTATTAAAGGGAATCGTTTATACCTCAGGTTGAATAGCTGATTATTTAAACCATCAATAAGACTGACTGATAACTCGCTCATCATTTATCATCCTGTGCTCAACATTTATTGTGTCTAAGACACATATTAACTTCAAATATATACATCCAGTATGTAAATAATATAATTTTGAACAATCATCAGTTGACTACCTTTGTTATTCCCAACTTGCTGCCCACTTAGTCATTCAAAGCCAGCATCAACTGATACAAGTTTGTAGGACGCATCACAACGCTACCAAGAAGAATTACTAAATGCGTCAAATATTCCAATGTTGAATATTTTTCTGAACTGTTCTCATCGTCCAACATCCCAAATGAAAGGTCTGGCTGGAAGATTTCAGAAGTTTGAATGACTGccgtaatttgcatttctatatctTTTGCAAACTGACCTGTCGCCTATTTAAACAAATCACATTCGGAACCAATTATCAGGGGTCTGACTTAATTGCTAATTCTCAAAACCCAAATATAATCTTTTTGAGAATCGGGCTCCAGAATACAGGAATTTAAATGGATTTTCCGTTAACATGCCCTTTCCAGTCTGCGAGCACAAAGTGATTGTAGATAGTTTTCACGTTTGGTTTCTGGTTTTCATGCAAGTGATTAAAAGTAAAGCCAGTTTAAACTGCTacctcaatcctctctgttacacaGAAGTGCCTTTGTGAGTTGAATAACATTTTGACGCACAATCTAAACTCAACATACAATATTTGTGTGCAAATGGGGCTTACAACACATTAGCAAAACACTGTTCTAAGTCTATTCTTGGTTTTGTTTCTCCTTCTTTCTACTCATTTCAATATATATGTAAGGCTCATCTCTTCATTTCAGTTCACTAAGAGTTACACAGTTGTGCAATATTTAAGTGTAACACTATTGGAAAATGGTTTTGGTTAAATAAGTGTTGTCATGGCACCAACACATTTCTAACAGACTCCTAGGCTGTCACCACTGAGACCGTTGATTTTCTACTGCGAATGAGAACACCATTGAATGAGTCAAAAGCACTTAAAACATCTTCACTACATCAAGTATCACATATCATTTCACTGAGCCAGTTGGCCCGTACGTTCTGTCAGCGGATATCAGGTACCTTATACAGCCTAGTGCATGACGTCACATGACGATGGAAACTGTCTCGCCACATGAATTTCTTACCACAGATGTGGCACTCGTACGGTTTAATCCCAGTGTGGATCTTCATATGGCCGACAAGATGATGCTTCATTTTAAATTTCTTACCACAAACACCACAGCCGTAAGGCCGAAGGCCAAGGTGCATGCTCATATGTCGATCTCGCTGACTCTTGTGGGTAaaatttttgccacactggcacggATAAAGTTTGTACACAACAGCGGTGAAGCCAGTGTGAGAGGTCTTCTCACTGAGGCCTGTTCCTAGTTCAGCTTCGATGCCATACCCTGGCAACCGATTCACCTGCAATTCAGCTGCCATTAAAGGGTCCTGACGGTGCCCACTGACAGTTATATCTCCCCGGTCAGCTGAAAATTCATCCAGTGACGAACCATAGTAATCAACCTGCTCATCATAGGAACGATTCTCATGCTTTTCCTCAAACGCCTCCTGCATTTTGGCAGCAACAATATTAAAGCTGTCATCGATGCGAGAAGATTGTATTACTGGTTCGGCCTGAGTAATATTGTCCGATTCCGACACATGTTGTTCTCCAGCAGCAGGACGAGTCATTCCATTGCCATAATCCTGTTCAAATTTTTCCTGTTTCACATACACCCAGCGTTTGTGAGGCATTATACTAGGTTGGCTATAGATTGGCCTGGCGTATGCATACTCTGCACTGTCACTTGCTCCTTCCTCACCATCCTGACTATTCATTTCTGCACTTAAATGATCATGCTCCCCGGAGGAATTGCTCGGAAGGTTGTCATGATCGATTAATTGGGGCGGTGACATGTCGTCCTCTTTAGGACTCTCTTCGCCATTTTCGTCAGCCTTTGAATCTTCTTCATTCACACTTTTATGGAACTCGGGCTGCCCCACAGCTCCAAGTTCTGAAGGCTCTCCTGAACCATTAAAATTGCTGCTGCTGGGTGACTGGTGATCATTCAAATGATTAGACTTCGGATAATGAACTGCCGGGCACACCCTTAAAAGTTCTGTACAC
This DNA window, taken from Pristiophorus japonicus isolate sPriJap1 chromosome 20, sPriJap1.hap1, whole genome shotgun sequence, encodes the following:
- the zbtb43 gene encoding zinc finger and BTB domain-containing protein 43; translation: MLSSTMELATNFYRVEFPNFTNTLLQKLNQQRQEGQLCDIAIQVQGHLFRAHRAVLAASSPYFCDQVLLKNSNRILLPDVMNPKAFENVLLSCYTGKLILPATDIVSYLTVASFLQMWHVVDKCTELLRVCPAVHYPKSNHLNDHQSPSSSNFNGSGEPSELGAVGQPEFHKSVNEEDSKADENGEESPKEDDMSPPQLIDHDNLPSNSSGEHDHLSAEMNSQDGEEGASDSAEYAYARPIYSQPSIMPHKRWVYVKQEKFEQDYGNGMTRPAAGEQHVSESDNITQAEPVIQSSRIDDSFNIVAAKMQEAFEEKHENRSYDEQVDYYGSSLDEFSADRGDITVSGHRQDPLMAAELQVNRLPGYGIEAELGTGLSEKTSHTGFTAVVYKLYPCQCGKNFTHKSQRDRHMSMHLGLRPYGCGVCGKKFKMKHHLVGHMKIHTGIKPYECHICGKKFMWRDSFHRHVTSCTRLYKVPDIR